Sequence from the Longimicrobium sp. genome:
ACGTCGCCGCGCGCCACCACGCGGATCCCCTCCACCAGGTCGCGGTCGGCGCTGGCCTTGGTCACGTAGCCGCTCCCGCCCGCCTCCAGCAGCGGCAGCAGGAACTCGTGCTCGCCGTGCAGCGTCAGCACCAGCACGCGGGTCGGAAGCGCCTTCGCGGTGATCTGCCGCGTCGCCGCCAGCCCGCCGATCCCCGGCATCGCCAGGTCCATCACCGCCACCTCCGGGCGCAGGCGCTCGGCCAGCTCTACCCCTTCCTCGCCGGTGGACGCCTCGCCCACCACCTCCATGTCCGGCTCGGACGCCAGCAGCGCGCGCAGCCCGGCGCGCATGACGGCGTGGTCGTCCACCAGGATCACCCGGATCGTTGACATCGGTCCCCCCTGTTGATGCGGCGCGGGCGTGCGCGCCCGGGATTCGGGACGAAAGATGCTCCTCCGCGCGGGCGTCGCCTGCCGGGAGAACGGGGGCACCCGGGTCGGGCATCCGCCCACTGTGCGTGTAAGGCCGCCTCCGTACACGGCTTCGCTCACCAGCGGCGCCATCATGGCGGACGCGAACGTCGGTTGCCGTACCGGGTGGTTTCATCCAGCTTTTCATCGCCAAACAGCGCATTCCATACATCCCTGCTCTTTACAAAACCCAACCTGTTCGGTAAACATGGTAAGGATACTGATGAAGACGGCTTCCACGTGCACATCTGGCCCAACGACCACATCCCGGCGCACGTGCACGTCTATCGCGCCGAGGGGCTGGCGATCATCGAGATCGCGTCGCCGCGGGTCCGCGTGGCGTACAAACGTGAAGCCGAAGGACCAGCGGCGGGCGATCGCGATCGTGAGCGCCAACCGGGAGCTACTGCTGAGGAAATGGAGGGAGATTCATGGAGATTGATGCTGCTGCGACCGATGCTGAGCTCCGCGCGGCGCTGAAGCGGGGACGCGAGGCGGACCGGGTGGAGCCGCGCGCCGTCTCCGCGCGCTACGATGCGGAGTCCGGGCGCGTGGTGATGGAGCTTGCGAACGGATGCGCGTTCGCCTTCCCCGCCGAGCTGGGTCAGGGGCTGCGCGGTGCTTCGCCGGGACAACTCGCGGAGGTGGGGGTGATGGCCGGCGGCCGGGCGCTCCGCTGGGACGCGCTGGACGTGGACCTGGGCGTGGCGCCGCTCGTCTCCGGCATCTTCGGCACGGCGGCGTGGATGCGCGAGCTGCGTCGAGAAATGGCCCGCGCGGGTGGCCGCGTCTCCACCGATGCCAAGGCCCGCGCCGCGCGCGAGAACGGCAGGAAGGGCGGCCGCCCGCGCACGCGGCCCGCAGCCGGTGACGCGGCATCATCCACGGTCAGATCTCCAGCGAGACGACGTGGAAAGGCCGCGTAACCGCGCGGCATCGAATCTCCCGTGCACGCCCCATCCTCTCACCCGCGGCGCCCCATGCACACCATTCCCGTGACGTTCCCCGGCAGCACGGGGCAGATGCTGGCCGGGCGCCTGGAGATGCCGCCCGACGGCGAGGCGGTGGGCGGCGCCATCATCGCGCACTGCTTCACCTGCGCCAGCACGCTCACCGCGGTGGTGCAGGTGGCGCGCGCGCTGGCCCGCGACCGGCTGGCGGTGCTGCGCTTCGACTTCACCGGGCTGGGCGAGAGCGAGGGCGAGCTGGCGCAGTCGCACTTCTCCGCCTGCGTGGAGGACCTGCACGCCGCGGCGGCGTTCATGGAGTCGCGTGGGCTGCCCGTGCAGCTGCTGGTCGGCCACTCGCTGGGCGGCACGGCGTCGCTCGCGGCGGCCGGGGCGATCGCGTCGCTGAAGGCGCTGGCCACCATCGCCGCGCCGTTCGACCCCTGGCACGCGACGAAGCTCTTCGGCGACTCGCTGGAGCGCATCGCCGAGACGGGCGAGGCCACGGTGCAGCTGGGCGGGCGCCCCTTCCGCGTCACCCGCGAGCTGCTGGAGGACCTGAAGGGCGCGCGGATGGAGGAGACGATCCACGCGCTCCGCATCCCCCTGCTCGTCCTCCACTCGCCGCTCGACGAGCAGGTGGGGATCAACAACGCCACCAAGATCTGGATGGCGGCGCGGCACCCCAAGAGCTTCGTCTCGCTCGACGATGCCGACCATCTGCTTACGCGGCACGAGGATGCGCAGTACGCCGGCCGCGTCATCGCCGCGTGGGCGTCGCGGTGGATGCCGCAGCCGCCGGAGGTGGAGGTCGCCGGGCTGGCCGAGGCCGGGCGCGTGGTGACGGTCACGCGCGGCTCGGCGTTCCGCACCGAGATCGCCGCGGGGCGCCACGTATGGGTCAGCGACGAGCCGGTCGCGGTGGGCGGGGCGGACGCGGCGCCGTCGCCGTACGACTTCCTGGTCGGCGCGCTGGGGGCGTGCACGGGGATGACGCTGAAGGCGTACGCGGAGCGGAAGGGGTGGCCGCTGGAGGAGGTGACGGTGCGGCTCACGCACGGCAAGGTGCACGGCATCGACGAGCAGCACTGCGCCGAGCGCGAGGCCCGCGTGGACCGCATCGAGCGCGAGGTGCGCATCGAGGGCGAGCTTACGGCCGAGCAGCACGCGCGCCTGCTGGAGATTGCCGACAAGTGCCCCGTCCACCGCACCCTCTCCGCAGGCGTGATCGTGGAGACGAAGGAGATGGAGGATGCGCCGGGGTCGTGAGACTCGTCGTGTGGTCCCGCCGACTCGCGACAGCCGGGGGCACCGGCGGCTGAA
This genomic interval carries:
- a CDS encoding response regulator transcription factor; amino-acid sequence: MSTIRVILVDDHAVMRAGLRALLASEPDMEVVGEASTGEEGVELAERLRPEVAVMDLAMPGIGGLAATRQITAKALPTRVLVLTLHGEHEFLLPLLEAGGSGYVTKASADRDLVEGIRVVARGDVYLDPGAARLLVKNFREPHDAGRDQPIARLSAREREVLGLTAEGFSSAEIGVRLGISGKTVETYRERLMDKLGLHHRSELVRLALREGLLTAAA
- a CDS encoding DUF2442 domain-containing protein, which encodes MEIDAAATDAELRAALKRGREADRVEPRAVSARYDAESGRVVMELANGCAFAFPAELGQGLRGASPGQLAEVGVMAGGRALRWDALDVDLGVAPLVSGIFGTAAWMRELRREMARAGGRVSTDAKARAARENGRKGGRPRTRPAAGDAASSTVRSPARRRGKAA
- a CDS encoding alpha/beta fold hydrolase, which encodes MHTIPVTFPGSTGQMLAGRLEMPPDGEAVGGAIIAHCFTCASTLTAVVQVARALARDRLAVLRFDFTGLGESEGELAQSHFSACVEDLHAAAAFMESRGLPVQLLVGHSLGGTASLAAAGAIASLKALATIAAPFDPWHATKLFGDSLERIAETGEATVQLGGRPFRVTRELLEDLKGARMEETIHALRIPLLVLHSPLDEQVGINNATKIWMAARHPKSFVSLDDADHLLTRHEDAQYAGRVIAAWASRWMPQPPEVEVAGLAEAGRVVTVTRGSAFRTEIAAGRHVWVSDEPVAVGGADAAPSPYDFLVGALGACTGMTLKAYAERKGWPLEEVTVRLTHGKVHGIDEQHCAEREARVDRIEREVRIEGELTAEQHARLLEIADKCPVHRTLSAGVIVETKEMEDAPGS